The following proteins are co-located in the Malassezia restricta chromosome II, complete sequence genome:
- a CDS encoding alpha/beta-hydrolase lipase — MYDTHHQTKLSHRQVPANCADEMAKHDRGENTFSTTKEPTDKSTDAFAGVTIQFLVSQALAVCISSALLILVVCIGLLSRLVTYVPRSFSRPPRPCPSWDDPKRWKHEALVKSPQYYARNCGFDIIDEQVETKDGYFLRVHHVVCLKQDDELSKIGRGFPILIVHGLFQSSGSFITSEERSIAFWFAQRGYDVYLGNNRGIFDMGHRYYSRYSPAFWDHDVEDLALYDIPALIDYVRHQTGYDKIAYIGHSQGNAIAFLALSKWHYPELGNKLSYFCALAPALICGPLAKRFPLNKLRLLDNKTWKFLFGTLDFTPLMKFSYDWTPATPYAALGYQMFAYLFEWNDTHWLQRRKPKMFRFTPQPVSSRVMFWWAGKGGFTTRGHILDPMLQWYDENFPPLSLYGGGSDHLVLSGPVLKHFNNYEPHVRLIREMIIPGAEHCDHYWAADAVEWCFYDILDDIERTRPPRM, encoded by the exons ATGTATGACACACATCACCAAACCAAGCTAAGCCATCGCCAGGTGCCAGCTAATTGTGCTGATGAGATGGCTAAACATGATAGGGGCGAAAACACATTTTCCACAACAAAAGAACCAACTGACAAAAGCACCGATGCATTCGCCGGCGTCACCATCCAATTCCTTGTATCACAGGCATTAGCTGTGTGTATATCATCCGCCTTGCTAATATTGGTGGTTTGTATTGGTCTTCTGTCACGTCTCGTTACTTATGTACCACGTTCATTTTCTCGCCCACCTCGACCTTGTCCAAGCTGGGATGATCCAAAACGCTGGAAACACGAGGCTTTAGTTAAGAGCCCACAATACTATGCGCGGAACTGTGGCTTTGATATTATTGACGAACAAGTTGAAACGAAAGATGGATACTTCTTGCGTGTTCATCACGTCGTATGCCTTAAAcaagacgacgagctcagcAAAATTGGTCGTGGCTTTCCTATTCTTATTGTTCACGGCCTTTTCCAGTCATCTGGGTCATTTATTACATCAGAAGAACGTAGTATTGCGTTCTGGTTCGCACAAAGAGGGTACGATGTGTACTTGGGCAACAATCGTGGTATATTTGATATGGGACACCGGTACTACAGCCGGTATAGCCCTGCGTTTTGGGACCACGACGTTGAAGACCTTGCCTTGTACGATATCCCTGCACTCATTGACTATGTTCGACATCAAACGGGTTACGATAAGATCGCATACATTGGTCATTCGCAAGGCAATGCCATTGCCTTTTTGGCTCTCTCAAAATGGCACTACCCTGAGCTTGGAAATAAGCTCTCTTACTTTTGTGCACTCGCACCAGCTCTCATCTGTGGTCCGCTTGCCAAGCGCTTTCCCCTCAACAAGCTGCGCCTACTAGATAATAAGACATGGAAATTCCTCTTTGGCACGTTGGACTTTACACCCTTAATGAAATTCTCTTACGACTGGACACCAGCCACGCCGTATGCGGCGCTAGGATATCAAATGTTCGCGTATCTATTTGAATGGAATGATACCCATTggctgcagcgtcgcaagcCAAAAATGTTCCGGTTCACACCACAGCCCGTATCTTCTCGTGTCATGTTTTGGTGGGCTGGAAAGGGTGGCTTTACTACACGAGGCCACATATTAGATCCTATGTTGCAATGGTATGATGAGAACTTTCCGCCGTTGTCGCTCTATGGCGGGGGTTCTGACCACCTTGTACTCTCCGGACCAGTCCTGAAGCATTTTAACAATTACGAGCCTCATGTCCGGCTTATTCGAGAAATGATAATACCGGGTGCTGAGCATTGTGACCATTACTGGGCGGCAGATGCTGTCGAATGGTGTTTTTATGACATTTTGG ATGACATTGAGCGGACACGTCCTCCGCGAATGTAA
- a CDS encoding complement component 1 Q subcomponent-binding protein, mitochondrial, translated as MSALRIATRVNALLRAPLTARSTLIKAPVSMSLRVPNAQRAFTLSVRRLGQGETDNDLRAGLQQEISYEREAAEAAGGPDVDPEWLTQFRSEGVWNVEDKPGSDEIALTRSFGNEQIRVLFSVGEIDTAEPTEELDEDETDQMASGTEDEFEGSFPVRCAINITKTNHGSLNIDAQAQDGQFLIENITFYRDDALATELTAEADWARRGLYIGPQFETLDENLQAQFESYLAERGIATNLALFIPNYAEYKEQREYCNWLENVKTFVEA; from the coding sequence ATGTCGGCTCTGCGTATTGCTACGCGCGTAAATGCTCTGCTTCGTGCCCCTTTGACTGCAAGGAGCACATTAATCAAGGCGCCTGTTTCTATGTCTCTGCGCGTGCCAAATGCGCAACGTGCCTTCACCTTATccgtgcgccgccttggTCAAGGCGAGACCGACAATGACCTCCGTGCTGGCCTCCAGCAGGAAATCTCGTATGAGCGTGAGGCAGCTGAGGCAGCTGGTGGTCCTGATGTTGATCCGGAATGGCTTACTCAATTTCGTTCGGAGGGCGTTTGGAACGTCGAAGACAAGCCTGGCTCGGACGAAATTGCCCTAACTCGCAGTTTTGGCAACGAACAGATCCGGGTGCTCTTCAGCGTTGGTGAAATTGACACAGCCGAACCCACAGAAGAGCTTGATGAAGATGAGACAGACCAAATGGCATCCGGTACCGAGGATGAGTTTGAGGGTAGTTTCCCTGTGCGTTGTGCCATCAACATTACCAAGACGAACCATGGTTCGCTAAACATcgacgcccaagcccaGGACGGTCAGTTCCTGATCGAGAATATCACCTTCTATCgtgatgatgcgctggcTACGGAACTTACGGCAGAGGCAGACTGGGCTCGCCGTGGCCTTTACATCGGTCCTCAATTCGAGACGCTGGATGAGAACCTACAGGCCCAATTTGAGAGCTACCTTGCGGAGCGCGGTATCGCCACTAACTTGGCACTCTTCATTCCTAATTATGCAGAATAcaaggagcagcgcgagtACTGCAACTGGCTCGAGAACGTCAAGACGTTTGTAGAAGCCTGA
- a CDS encoding disulfide isomerase has product MMRVALTAVAVLLCTLCASAIPVSDVFGDDRSLTKGNFSLTNKGVWLIEYYAPWCPHCRAFAPQWHKLVERVDYMSKDPVNPYTLARVDCVAEAALCREQHVDSFPMAKLYKNGKMVMDKVFAKTSRDIKKLEEFIFEGYAALHPDKASLTPPGGAPSNKLQPVKELTEFGQAPIETQEDLNRFLGKDEGQGPSLIKFYSPWCPHCRAMEADYANAAREMVGQVNPLAVDCNKYSDVCQEFGVEGFPHVKLAFNGEYTTYPDDDQFGREKDQFLAWLRVMNVLDAIHEVTASMWYTVVKKKKQTVLFVGPSSEDERQLVQKVRSRINSDTQFLTTKDPALLHRFGHNKALLVFNENIHRPSAVLPLVNAAGMPHQQAVDKITEWIDNQSKPPVQQVMQLTAGESLHQLPGVVVVALNSKSNMFDKQVEQMRKLSQKWRSSPNLAHKSYSFLFYDMNRDGDLLKEVFDISVKSAPSLYVLSDLDGQVYMYPSITRWMNPEKILNWLEDVDQGRVEGGTKDSLLARTMEAGASSTENVSPFLLLILLVAVLFLIPRVRRFIFRLFSSVRSNRKIV; this is encoded by the coding sequence ATGATGCGTGTCGCGTTAACGGCAGTGGCTGTGCTGCTATGTACGCTATGTGCGTCGGCTATCCCCGTTAGTGACGTATTTGGGGATGATCGTTCGCTCACAAAGGGAAATTTCTCACTGACCAACAAAGGTGTTTGGCTCATTGAGTATTATGCACCTTGGTGCCCACATTGTCGGGCCTTCGCACCTCAATGGCACAAGCTGGTGGAACGTGTGGATTATATGTCGAAAGATCCAGTAAATCCATACACGCTTGCGCGTGTAGACTGCGTAGCTGAAGCCGCGCTGTGCAGAGAGCAGCACGTCGACTCTTTCCCCATGGCCAAGCTGTACAAGAACGGCAAGATGGTCATGGACAAGGTGTTTGCCAAAACGTCGCGTGATATCAAAAAGCTGGAAGAGTTCATTTTTGAAGGATATGCTGCCCTGCACCCTGATAAGGCTTCCCTCACGCCCCCTGGTGGCGCACCAAGTAACAAACTACAGCCCGTGAAGGAGCTGACTGAGTTTGGACAGGCGCCCATCGAGACGCAAGAGGATTTAAACCGTTTTTTGGGAAAGGATGAGGGACAGGGTCCCTCTCTGATCAAATTCTATTCGCCGTGGTGCCCACATTGTCGTGCCATGGAGGCCGACTATGCGAATGCAGCTCGTGAAATGGTTGGACAGGTCAATCCGCTGGCGGTCGACTGCAATAAATACAGCGATGTGTGCCAAGAATTTGGAGTAGAAGGCTTTCCTCACGTAAAGCTGGCTTTCAATGGCGAGTACACGACATATCCCGATGATGACCAGTTTGGACGCGAAAAGGATCAGTTCCTTGCTTGGCTTCGCGTCATGAATGTCTTGGACGCAATTCACGAGGTCACGGCTTCAATGTGGTACACGGTagtgaagaagaagaagcagaCAGTGCTGTTTGTGGGACCAAGCTCCGAGGATGAGCGCCAGCTGGTGCAGAAAGTTCGGTCGCGTATCAACTCTGACACACAATTTTTGACGACCAAAGACCCGGCTTTGTTACATCGCTTTGGTCATAACAAGGCACTGCTCGTATTCAACGAAAATATCCACCGCCCTTCGGCCGTGCTACCTCTTGTCAATGCAGCAGGCATGCCGCATCAGCAGGCGGTCGACAAGATTACGGAGTGGATCGACAACCAAAGCAAGCCACCCGTGCAGCAAGTTATGCAGTTGACGGCCGGAGAAAGCTTGCACCAGCTGCCAGGTGTCGTTGTGGTCGCTTTAAACAGCAAATCTAATATGTTTGACAAGCAAGTGGAGCAGATGCGAAAGCTGTCCCAGAAATGGCGCTCATCCCCGAATCTTGCCCATAAGTCGTATTCATTCCTTTTTTACGACATGAACCGTGATGGTGATCTGCTCAAGGAAGTATTTGATATCAGTGTCAAGAGCGCACCGTCGCTGTACGTCTTGAGTGACTTGGACGGTCAAGTGTACATGTACCCTTCTATCACTCGCTGGATGAATCCGGAGAAAATCTTGAACTGGTTGGAGGACGTGGATCAAGGCCGCGTCGAGGGCGGCACTAAAGACTCTTTGCTGGCACGCACAATGGAGGCTGGTGCGTCGTCCACGGAGAATGTGAGTCCCTTCTTACTATTAATACTGCTGGTGGCAGTTCTATTCCTCATCCCTCGTGTCCGCCGCTTCATTTTCCGCTTGTTTTCAAGTGTACGATCGAACCGAAAAATTGTATAA
- a CDS encoding rapamycin-insensitive companion of mTOR, which produces MDSLKSAFADVSERLMLESRIRDGARNMLQILDTNDANEALRSQVERELAVAEEHVQSLQTRRQSIEITLHNVENPAIISTSRFRRPRAIRAVHGLEDLNTHHNVTCMSPDPFVLPESQTFRLPLSNETELKKSIRAVDMLTRILKHDMSTTTALSPNEQSHIFLFLSTLYAQMPELRYDSHVNTLMLCALHGMSEGKSSTVRAYAIRLLRYIQSPDLLPALASYTNACTVFLSRALTLEDNFAFEREQALKLVRAWIQYMRLGSHHVHALLSEGIVRVLSSIALEPEDTLYHASVETLAELVVLDTPLVSRSSAMAPLWRAICESRATVAVPLVDNMLVLLDRPSTRRHISAGTDLEAVLADFTTVPGARRTPDRLETTQQVISHLLQSWQGLFYLCMQDKAALKALVASLHLDDDAIRSHVLAALLPVFRTSVPLSKVPHLYVSYMSFVLVLLLDVGLWDALLFILQHAPVHHEQARALLARALQLSRDVLPKDHATLNAFPELVHRICLRDKDPACVVGASHALGAIDACERTLMKVPSVPPAPPFPEVPVDDVLFRTLLRDSMVTSVREYTSWNQKVILDLLDGPLWDPRRFDEALVGSKFVRRLLAFYRPSHARYSALKKSDVAHQWTHIGVRLCRVLLHHSDGPRAITEERLLSDLRDAFEQSVQHTDSLFSSPNIQHTQVNGYFDILAVFFACTTGQEMLMHSRLYTPWFALCQNEDDASIYIMCQLLSIMDLSSSSMSRILLERALTEAPETVRLAATKRLTEALWLDNEPQAWAVSLLLTQILDHHVSVQEFAIHQLEQACRDPVMAQCAMQQGPPIELLARNTLFALLGLAEERGLTAMQHAGLLGPLAQVWYAREHIAYVARAEASLIQPSELPPHLYGQLARTPKGCAYLVELNVLPEWHDVLVSHACEAYDISLVARVKAALWACGHIGASNHGVDVLASHGLLNGLFGASQSPVVSVRGTLFFVCSLFTQCERGQEVLASHGWTCSSTACLPRHRRTFVTLGASSPAAYQDMGSRLVSPRDEHEAHAAYLMAQLGNGVVAGSARRALVRFRKQCPSVFRQVPLLGRALHMMDHYSFRLAARRNVWSLLDECTLSLDTIKLLQQWRSANVATAPAVPPRRSHTAKNVLNDENTYTTRLYPVLSIANLRRQVTQAEDHVKARNESPTKRTDHAPVELSSASRHQWPRKMYGFV; this is translated from the coding sequence ATGGACTCGTTGAAGAGTGCATTTGCTGATGTATCTGAGCGTCTTATGCTTGAGTCCCGTATACGAGATGGTGCTCGAAATATGCTGCAGATCCTTGATACGAACGATGCGAACGAAGCGTTGCGAAGCCAAGTCGAGCGAGAATTGGCCGTAGCAGAGGAGCACGTACAAAGTCTGCAGACGCGTCGTCAAAGCATTGAAATCACTCTGCATAATGTAGAAAATCCAGCTATCATTTCCACGTCGCGAtttcgtcgtcctcgtGCGATTAGGGCCGTACACGGCCTGGAGGATCTCAACACTCATCACAATGTGACCTGCATGTCGCCCGATCCGTTCGTCTTACCTGAGAGCCAGACATTTCGCTTACCGTTATCGAATGAAACTGAGCTAAAAAAATCTATACGTGCAGTCGACATGTTGACACGTATCCTCAAGCATGATATGTCGACAACCACCGCGCTCTCACCCAACGAGCAAAGCCACATATTTCTTTTTCTATCGACACTCTACGCACAAATGCCTGAACTTCGATACGATTCTCATGTAAATACTTTGATGTTGTGCGCGTTGCATGGTATGTCTGAGGGAAAATCATCGACGGTACGTGCCTATGCTATCCGCCTGTTGCGGTACATCCAGAGCCCAGATCTGTTGCCCGCACTGGCTTCCTATACCAACGCATGTACTGTGTTCTTGTCTCGCGCACTCACACTGGAAGATAATTTTGCcttcgagcgcgagcaggcACTAAagctcgtgcgtgcatgGATTCAATATATGCGTCTTGGCAGTCATCATGTTCATGCTCTCCTCTCTGAAGGCATCGTGCGTGTACTGTCGTCCATTGCCTTGGAACCAGAAGATACTTTATACCATGCATCTGTTGAAACACTCGCTGAGCTCGTTGTCCTCGACACGCCACTCGTGTCTCGCTCATCAGCCATGGCGCCGCTGTGGCGCGCTATTTGCGAGTCACGCGCAACTGTGGCTGTCCCACTGGTCGACAACATGCTTGTATTATTAGATCGCCCATCTACACGGCGGCACATTAGTGCAGGCACAGATCTTGAGGCCGTCCTTGCCGACTTTACGACTGTTCCCGGTGCGCGCCGGACACCTGATCGACTCGAAACAACCCAGCAGGTGATATCTCATTTACTTCAGTCATGGCAAGGTCTCTTTTACTTGTGCATGCAAGACAAGGCTGCTTTAAAAGCTCTTGTTGCGTCATTGCATCTGGATGACGATGCAATCCGTTCACATGTCCTTGCCGCACTTCTTCCGGTCTTTCGCACTTCTGTTCCTCTTTCAAAGGTGCCTCATTTATATGTGTCATACATGTCTTTTGTGCTTGTCTTGCTTTTGGACGTAGGTTTGTGGGATGCGTTGTTGTTTATCTTACAACATGCGCCCGTGCACCACGAACAAGCCCGCGCCTTGCTAGCTCGTGCTTTGCAGCTTTCACGCGATGTCTTGCCCAAAGATCATGCGACACTTAATGCTTTCCCAGAACTCGTGCACCGAATATGTCTTCGCGACAAGGATCCGGCATGCGTGGTTGGTGCCTCGCATGCACTGGGAGCCATTGATGCGTGCGAAAGGACGCTAATGAAAGTTCCATCTGtgccaccagcgccacccTTTCCTGAGGTGCCCGTTGACGATGTGCTTTTCCGCACTTTGTTGCGTGACTCCATGGTCACTTCGGTGCGCGAGTACACGTCGTGGAACCAAAAGGTGATTTTAGATTTACTCGACGGCCCTCTTTGGGATCCACGCCGTTTCGACGAAGCGTTGGTTGGTTCCAAGTTTGTGCGACGCCTCCTAGCGTTTTATCGGCCGTCTCATGCACGATATTCTGCTTTAAAAAAGAGTGACGTGGCCCACCAATGGACTCACATCGGCGTCCGTTTGTGTCGTGTGCTATTGCATCATTCTGACGGACCTCGTGCAATCACAGAAGAGCGATTGCTTTCCGATTTGCGTGATGCATTCGAACAATCTGTACAGCACACAGACTCGCTCTTTTCATCTCCAAATATACAACACACTCAGGTCAATGGTTATTTTGATATACTAGCTGTGTTTTTCGCATGCACAACAGGTCAAGAGATGCTGATGCATTCGCGACTTTATACACCATGGTTTGCCCTCTGCCAAAATGAAGACGATGCATCTATTTATATCATGTGCCAGCTCTTATCGATTATGGATTTATCCAGCTCGTCAATGTCGCGGATCCTGTTGGAACGTGCTCTGACCGAAGCACCAGAGACTGTTCGTTTGGCTGCGACAAAACGGTTGACTGAAGCTCTCTGGTTAGACAATGAACCACAAGCTTGGGCAGTCTCACTTTTGCTCACTCAAATACTCGATCACCATGTATCCGTCCAGGAATTCGCCATTCACCAACTCGAGCAGGCGTGTAGAGACCCTGTCATGGCACAATGTGCTATGCAACAAGGTCCTCCTATTGAATTGCTTGCGCGCAACACTCTCTTTGCCCTCTTAGGTCTCGCTGAAGAGCGGGGATTGACCGCTATGCAGCACGCCGGTCTCTTGGGTCCCCTTGCTCAGGTGTGGTATGCCCGTGAACACATTGCCTATGTTGCCCGAGCCGAAGCTTCTTTGATCCAGCCGTCAGAACTACCGCCGCATTTGTACGGCCAGTTGGCACGCACACCTAAGGGCTGTGCTTATCTTGTTGAGCTCAATGTTCTTCCGGAATGGCATGACGTGCTTGTCTCTCACGCCTGTGAGGCCTACGACATATCGCTAGTAGCGCGCGTCAAGGCGGCATTATGGGCTTGCGGACATATTGGTGCATCGAATCACGGAGTGGATGTGCTAGCATCGCATGGACTCTTGAATGGTCTGTTTGGAGCGTCCCAATCACCGGTGGTGTCTGTGCGCGGCACACTCTTTTTCGTATGCAGTCTATTCACTCAATGTGAGCGTGGCCAAGAAGTACTTGCATCACATGGATGGACTTGCTCATCCACAGCGTGTCTGCCGCGCCACAGACGCACCTTTGTCACGCTTGGCGCTTCGAGCCCCGCAGCTTACCAGGACATGGGGTCGAGGCTCGTATCACCGCGTGATGAGCATGAAGCACATGCTGCTTATTTAATGGCCCAACTTGGTAACGGCGTCGTAGCCGGCagtgcgcgacgtgcgctCGTACGTTTCAGGAAGCAGTGTCCCTCTGTATTTCGACAAGTACCTCTTTTAGGCCGCGCCTTACACATGATGGACCATTATTCGTTCCGTTTAGCTGCTCGGCGGAATGTATGGTCTTTGCTGGATGAATGCACTCTGTCTCTCGATACAATCAAACTACTCCAGCAGTGGCGATCAGCCAATGTGGCCACCGCACCTGCCGTGCCACCTCGGCGATCCCACACTGCAAAGAATGTTTTGAATGATGAAAATACATATACAACACGTCTCTACCCTGTGCTTTCTATCGCCAACCTTCGTCGACAAGTAACGCAGGCTGAGGACCATGTCAAAGCACGCAACGAATCTCCAACAAAGCGCACCGATCATGCGCCTGTTGAACTaagcagcgcatcgcgccatCAATGGCCCCGCAAGATGTATGGATTTGTATAG
- a CDS encoding cytochrome c oxidase assembly factor 1 gives MLQWKQKRSMTSQPGHWDPHVTRVKNPIPPLPNKKPMYILGGASLAVMWYVLSGYFNNKERLGSSVLRMVSQRVRTAPEVIEMLGDPVKIKRSMFGDPWIDGIVNPLKGKVDMSFEVQGPLGVGKVYFTSVRKHKADPFELLRFLVVPNGDSSRAISLLSNGIEHDMLKDE, from the coding sequence ATGTTGCAATGGAAGCAAAAGCGAAGTATGACATCGCAGCCAGGTCACTGGGATCCACATGTGACTCGTGTGAAGAACCCCATTCCACCATTGCCCAACAAGAAGCCCATGTATATCCTTGgtggtgcgtcgctggcaGTGATGTGGTACGTGCTTTCTGGCTACTTCAATAATAAGGAGCGTCTTGGATCGTCTGTCCTTCGTATGGTGTCACAACGTGTGCGCACAGCACCAGAAGTAATTGAAATGTTGGGCGATCCGGTGAAAATCAAGCGCAGTATGTTTGGTGATCCATGGATTGATGGCATTGTCAACCCACTCAAGGGCAAAGTCGATATGAGCTTCGAAGTACAAGGACCCCTTGGTGTCGGCAAGGTATATTTCACGTCGGTGCGCAAACACAAAGCGGATCCATTCGAGCTGCTTCGATTTTTGGTCGTGCCCAATGGCGACTCAAGTCGAGCCATTTCCTTACTAAGTAATGGTATCGAGCATGATATGCTCAAAGATGAATAG